In the Micromonospora narathiwatensis genome, one interval contains:
- a CDS encoding GNAT family N-acetyltransferase, with translation MTDLDARTLRDAYDLQIRPEIPDPLPAGVTVERDGPLVRIVGLDHGGFLTYRTLDGLAGADLDALINRQVEFFRRRGEAVEWKLNGHDEPADLGDRLRAAGFVPDDLETVVVGPVAALAAAVPVLPDGVRLREVTAREDLERIRAMEEAVWHADRSHLVTGLAKEIEADPQSITVVVAEAGETVVSAGWVRYLRDTSFATLWGGSTLPEWRRKGVYRALVAYRARLAEQRGKALVQVDCSSDSRPILERLGLVAVTTTTPYVYTP, from the coding sequence ATGACCGACCTTGACGCGCGGACCCTGCGCGACGCATACGACCTCCAGATCCGCCCGGAGATCCCGGACCCGCTGCCGGCCGGGGTGACCGTCGAGCGGGACGGCCCACTGGTCCGCATCGTCGGATTGGACCACGGCGGCTTCCTCACCTACCGGACTCTCGACGGGCTGGCCGGCGCGGACCTGGACGCGCTGATCAACCGGCAGGTCGAGTTCTTCCGCCGCCGGGGCGAGGCGGTCGAGTGGAAGCTCAACGGCCACGACGAGCCGGCCGACCTGGGTGACCGGCTGCGCGCCGCCGGGTTCGTCCCGGATGACCTGGAGACCGTCGTGGTCGGCCCGGTCGCGGCCCTGGCCGCCGCCGTCCCGGTCCTGCCCGACGGGGTACGCCTGCGCGAGGTCACCGCCCGGGAGGACCTGGAGCGGATCCGCGCGATGGAGGAGGCGGTCTGGCACGCCGACCGCAGCCACCTGGTGACCGGGTTGGCGAAGGAGATCGAGGCCGACCCGCAGTCGATCACGGTGGTGGTGGCCGAGGCGGGCGAAACCGTGGTCAGCGCCGGCTGGGTGCGTTACCTGCGCGACACCAGCTTCGCCACGCTGTGGGGCGGCTCGACGCTGCCGGAGTGGCGGCGCAAGGGCGTCTACCGGGCGCTGGTGGCGTACCGGGCGCGGCTGGCCGAGCAGCGGGGGAAGGCGCTGGTGCAGGTGGACTGCTCGTCGGACAGCCGGCCGATCCTGGAGCGGCTCGGGCTCGTTGCGGTCACCACGACCACCCCGTACGTCTACACTCCATGA
- a CDS encoding electron transfer flavoprotein subunit beta/FixA family protein, translated as MNIVVLVKQVPDSGADRNLRADDNTVDRGSANNVINEMDEYAVEEALKIKEAHGGEVTILTMGPDRATESIRKALSMGPDKAVHVVDDALHGSCAVTTSKVLAAALGQLGADLVICGAESTDGRVQVLPHMIAERLGVAALTGARKLTVDGTTLTVERQTEEGYEVVTASTPAVVSVWDTINEPRYPSFKGIMAAKKKPVQTLALGDLGVAPSEVGFDGATSTVLEHTKRPPRSGGEKITDEGEGGVKLVEFLATEKFV; from the coding sequence ATGAACATCGTCGTACTCGTCAAGCAGGTGCCCGATTCGGGCGCGGACCGCAACCTGCGTGCTGACGACAACACCGTCGACCGCGGTTCGGCGAACAACGTCATCAATGAGATGGACGAGTACGCCGTCGAGGAGGCGTTGAAGATCAAGGAGGCGCACGGCGGCGAGGTCACCATCCTGACCATGGGTCCGGACCGGGCGACCGAGTCGATCCGCAAGGCGCTCTCCATGGGCCCGGACAAGGCCGTGCACGTGGTGGACGACGCCCTGCACGGCTCCTGCGCCGTGACCACCTCGAAGGTGCTCGCCGCCGCCCTCGGCCAGCTGGGCGCGGACCTGGTGATCTGTGGCGCGGAATCGACCGACGGCCGGGTCCAGGTCCTGCCGCACATGATCGCCGAGCGGCTGGGCGTGGCCGCGCTGACCGGCGCCCGCAAGCTCACCGTCGACGGCACCACGCTGACCGTCGAGCGGCAGACCGAGGAGGGCTACGAGGTGGTCACCGCCTCGACCCCGGCCGTGGTCTCCGTCTGGGACACCATCAACGAGCCGCGCTACCCGTCCTTCAAGGGCATCATGGCCGCCAAGAAGAAGCCGGTGCAGACGCTCGCCCTGGGTGACCTGGGCGTCGCCCCCTCCGAGGTGGGCTTCGACGGGGCGACCAGCACCGTGCTGGAGCACACCAAGCGCCCGCCGCGCTCCGGCGGCGAGAAGATCACCGATGAGGGCGAGGGCGGCGTGAAGCTGGTCGAGTTCCTCGCCACCGAGAAGTTCGTGTGA
- a CDS encoding electron transfer flavoprotein subunit alpha/FixB family protein — translation MSEVLVVVEATREFGVKKVTLEMLTLARELGTPSAVVLGGAGAAEALSAKLGEYGAEKVYAAEGEEIDGYLVAPKATVLADLVRRVQPAAVLLASSQEGKEIAARLAVKLDNGILTDVVALAADGTATQVAFAGSTIVKSKVTKGLPLVTVRPNSLTPAPAPATPAVEQLAVSVGAADKLARVVERVAEQKGSRPELTEASVVVSGGRGVGNADNFKLVEELADLLGGAVGASRAAVDSGFYPHQFQVGQTGKTVSPQLYIALGISGAIQHRAGMQTSKTIVAVNKDGEAPIFELADFGVVGDLFKVVPQAAEEIRKRR, via the coding sequence ATGTCTGAGGTTCTCGTCGTCGTCGAAGCCACCCGAGAGTTCGGCGTCAAGAAGGTCACCCTGGAGATGCTCACCCTCGCCCGTGAGCTGGGCACCCCGAGCGCGGTCGTGCTCGGTGGCGCCGGCGCGGCGGAGGCGCTGAGCGCCAAGCTGGGCGAGTACGGGGCGGAGAAGGTCTACGCCGCCGAGGGTGAGGAGATCGACGGCTACCTGGTGGCGCCGAAGGCGACCGTGCTGGCCGACCTCGTCCGGCGGGTACAGCCGGCCGCGGTGCTGCTCGCCTCGTCGCAGGAGGGCAAGGAGATCGCCGCCCGGCTCGCCGTGAAGCTGGACAACGGCATCCTGACCGACGTGGTCGCCCTCGCCGCCGACGGCACCGCGACCCAGGTCGCCTTCGCCGGCTCCACCATCGTCAAGTCCAAGGTCACCAAGGGTCTCCCGCTGGTCACCGTCCGGCCGAACTCGCTCACCCCGGCCCCGGCCCCGGCCACCCCGGCCGTCGAGCAGCTCGCCGTCTCCGTCGGTGCGGCCGACAAGCTGGCCCGGGTCGTCGAGCGGGTCGCCGAGCAGAAGGGCTCCCGCCCCGAGCTCACCGAGGCGTCGGTCGTCGTCTCCGGCGGTCGCGGTGTCGGCAACGCCGACAACTTCAAGCTGGTCGAGGAGCTGGCCGACCTGCTCGGCGGCGCGGTCGGCGCGTCCCGCGCGGCGGTCGACTCCGGGTTCTACCCCCACCAGTTCCAGGTGGGTCAGACCGGAAAGACCGTCTCCCCGCAGCTCTACATCGCGCTGGGCATCTCCGGCGCCATCCAGCACCGTGCCGGCATGCAGACCTCGAAGACCATCGTCGCGGTCAACAAGGACGGCGAGGCGCCGATCTTCGAGCTGGCCGACTTCGGCGTGGTCGGCGACCTGTTCAAGGTCGTCCCGCAGGCCGCCGAGGAGATCCGCAAGCGCCGGTGA
- a CDS encoding cysteine desulfurase family protein: protein MAYLDHAATTPMLDEALEAYVATAREVGNPSSLHAAGRRARRRVEESRERVAAALGARPSEVIFTGGGTESDNLAVKGIFWARRAELADRTRVVSSAVEHHAVLDTVDWLAGHEGAEVGWLPVDATGRLDPARLRAELSTHGDRVALVTAMWANNEVGTVQPVAELAAVAAEHGVPFHTDAVQAVGQVPVDFAASGVSALTVTGHKLGGPAGVGALLLARDVAATPLLHGGGQERDVRSGTLDTAGIVAFAVAVEAAVKGQQEYATRVAALRDELVERVRQAVPEVVFNGDPVDRLPGNAHFSFTGCEGDALLLLLDAQGIACSTGSACSAGVAQPSHVLLAMGADDDRARSSLRFTLGYTSTRADVDALIAALPATVERARRAAALRTPR from the coding sequence ATGGCATACCTGGATCACGCGGCGACGACCCCGATGCTCGACGAGGCACTGGAGGCGTACGTCGCCACGGCCCGCGAGGTGGGCAACCCGTCGTCGCTGCACGCCGCCGGCCGGCGCGCCCGGCGGCGGGTGGAGGAGTCGCGCGAACGGGTGGCCGCCGCGCTCGGTGCCCGCCCCTCCGAGGTGATCTTCACCGGGGGTGGCACGGAGAGCGACAACCTCGCCGTGAAGGGCATCTTCTGGGCCCGTCGCGCCGAACTTGCCGACCGCACCCGGGTGGTCTCCAGCGCCGTCGAGCACCACGCGGTGCTGGACACGGTGGACTGGCTGGCCGGGCACGAGGGCGCCGAGGTCGGCTGGCTGCCGGTCGACGCCACCGGCCGGCTCGACCCGGCGCGGCTCCGCGCCGAGTTGTCCACACACGGCGACCGGGTCGCCCTGGTCACCGCGATGTGGGCGAACAACGAGGTGGGCACGGTGCAGCCGGTGGCCGAGCTGGCCGCGGTCGCGGCCGAGCACGGCGTGCCGTTCCACACCGACGCGGTCCAGGCGGTCGGCCAGGTGCCGGTCGACTTCGCCGCCAGCGGCGTCTCCGCGCTCACCGTCACCGGCCACAAGCTCGGCGGTCCGGCCGGCGTGGGCGCGCTGCTGCTGGCCCGCGACGTGGCCGCCACCCCGCTGCTGCACGGCGGCGGCCAGGAGCGCGACGTCCGCTCCGGCACCCTCGACACCGCCGGCATCGTGGCCTTCGCGGTCGCCGTCGAGGCCGCGGTGAAGGGCCAGCAGGAGTACGCGACCCGGGTCGCCGCGCTCCGCGACGAACTGGTGGAGCGGGTCCGGCAGGCGGTCCCCGAGGTGGTCTTCAACGGCGACCCGGTCGACCGGCTCCCCGGCAACGCGCACTTCTCCTTCACCGGTTGCGAGGGGGATGCGCTGCTGCTCCTCCTGGACGCCCAGGGCATCGCCTGCTCCACCGGCTCGGCCTGTTCCGCCGGGGTGGCCCAGCCCTCGCACGTGCTGCTGGCGATGGGCGCCGACGACGACCGGGCCCGGTCGTCGTTGCGGTTCACTCTCGGCTACACCAGCACCCGGGCGGACGTCGACGCCCTCATCGCCGCGCTGCCCGCCACCGTGGAGCGGGCCCGGCGCGCGGCCGCTCTCCGTACCCCCCGCTGA
- the mnmA gene encoding tRNA 2-thiouridine(34) synthase MnmA, with protein MRVLAAMSGGVDSAVAAARAVAAGYDVTGVHLALARNPQTYRTGARGCCTLEDSRDARRAADVIGIPFYVWDMADRFHADVVDDFVAEYAAGRTPNPCLRCNEKIKFAAVLDRAVALGFDAVVTGHHARLGPDGLLRRSVDVAKDQSYVLAVLTREQLDRSIFPLGDSTKAEVRAEAARRGLAVADKPDSHDICFIADGDTRGFLAQRLGEAPGDVVDALTGGVVGSHSGAYQYTVGQRRGLHLDRPAPDGRPRYVLSITPKTNTVTVGPAEALEVAQVRATRPVWTGGDRPAAPIECEVQLRAHGDVVPATVELTADGLRADLRRPARGVAAGQAIVAYRPDPAGDVVLGSATITG; from the coding sequence GTGAGGGTTCTGGCGGCGATGTCGGGTGGGGTGGACTCCGCCGTGGCGGCGGCGCGGGCGGTGGCGGCCGGGTACGACGTGACCGGGGTGCACCTGGCGCTGGCCCGCAACCCGCAGACCTACCGCACCGGCGCCCGGGGCTGCTGCACCCTGGAGGACTCCCGGGACGCCCGACGGGCCGCCGACGTGATCGGCATCCCGTTCTACGTCTGGGACATGGCCGACCGGTTCCACGCCGACGTGGTGGACGACTTCGTCGCCGAGTACGCGGCCGGCCGTACCCCGAACCCGTGCCTGCGCTGCAACGAGAAGATCAAGTTCGCTGCGGTGCTGGACCGCGCCGTGGCCCTCGGCTTCGACGCCGTGGTCACCGGCCACCACGCCCGGCTCGGCCCGGACGGGCTGCTGCGCCGCAGCGTCGACGTGGCCAAGGACCAGTCGTACGTCCTCGCGGTGCTGACCCGTGAGCAGCTCGACCGGTCGATCTTCCCGCTCGGCGACTCCACCAAGGCCGAGGTACGCGCGGAGGCCGCCCGGCGGGGCCTCGCCGTGGCCGACAAGCCCGACTCGCACGACATCTGCTTCATCGCCGACGGCGACACCCGCGGCTTCCTGGCGCAGCGGCTCGGCGAGGCCCCGGGCGACGTGGTCGACGCGCTCACCGGCGGGGTGGTCGGCAGCCACAGCGGCGCCTACCAGTACACCGTCGGGCAGCGGCGCGGTCTGCACCTGGACCGGCCCGCCCCGGACGGCCGCCCCCGCTATGTGCTCTCCATCACCCCGAAGACCAACACCGTGACGGTCGGCCCGGCCGAGGCGCTGGAGGTCGCCCAGGTCCGGGCCACCCGGCCGGTCTGGACCGGTGGCGACCGGCCGGCCGCGCCGATCGAGTGCGAGGTGCAGCTACGGGCGCACGGCGACGTGGTGCCGGCCACCGTCGAGCTGACCGCCGACGGCCTCCGCGCCGACCTGCGCCGCCCGGCCCGCGGAGTGGCCGCCGGCCAGGCGATCGTGGCGTACCGGCCGGACCCGGCCGGGGACGTGGTGCTCGGCTCCGCCACCATCACCGGCTGA
- a CDS encoding uroporphyrinogen decarboxylase/cobalamine-independent methonine synthase family protein: MTDQPWPWPSGAATGIGSLPGTDIGEAQRIVLGELPALPHLPELPARGPGADLIGRTAGLLVELPVELYAARWRIAPRPGRDLRRARDLLERDLDQLAEQAEEYAGPVKIQAAGAFTLGASLELPIGGRLVRDPGALRDLAGSLAEGLRGHVEAVARRLPRASVLLQLDEPSLPAVLAGRVPTESGFGTYRAVEPEVARTLLRRVIEAAGVPTVVHCCAPDVPLELIRTAGAVGVALDLGLVTDLDPLGEAIDAGLGLLAGAAPALPPSAGRAPSSAQVADRVRQLWDRLGFPRRRLAEQVVVTPVCGLAGATPAYARAVLTACRDAGRRLHEE; this comes from the coding sequence GTGACTGATCAGCCCTGGCCCTGGCCCTCGGGGGCGGCGACCGGCATCGGTTCGCTGCCCGGCACCGACATCGGCGAGGCGCAGCGCATCGTGCTCGGCGAGCTGCCCGCCCTGCCGCACCTGCCGGAGCTGCCTGCCCGGGGCCCCGGCGCGGACCTGATCGGCCGGACCGCCGGCCTCCTCGTCGAGCTGCCGGTCGAGCTGTACGCGGCCCGCTGGCGGATCGCCCCGCGCCCCGGCCGGGACCTGCGCCGCGCCCGCGACCTGTTGGAACGCGATCTCGACCAGCTCGCCGAACAGGCCGAGGAGTACGCCGGCCCCGTCAAGATCCAGGCGGCCGGCGCGTTCACCCTGGGCGCCTCGCTGGAACTGCCGATCGGCGGCCGGCTGGTCCGCGACCCGGGCGCGCTCCGCGACCTCGCCGGCTCGCTCGCCGAGGGGCTGCGCGGGCACGTCGAGGCGGTCGCCCGGCGGCTGCCCCGCGCGTCGGTGCTGCTCCAGCTCGACGAGCCGTCCCTGCCGGCGGTGCTGGCCGGCCGGGTACCCACGGAGAGCGGCTTCGGCACGTACCGGGCGGTGGAGCCGGAGGTCGCCCGGACGCTGCTGCGTCGCGTGATCGAGGCGGCCGGGGTGCCGACCGTGGTGCACTGCTGCGCGCCCGACGTGCCGCTGGAGCTGATCCGGACCGCCGGGGCGGTCGGGGTCGCCCTCGATCTCGGCCTGGTCACCGACCTGGATCCGCTCGGCGAGGCGATCGACGCCGGGCTCGGGCTGCTGGCCGGCGCCGCGCCCGCGCTGCCCCCGTCCGCCGGGCGCGCCCCCAGCTCGGCCCAGGTCGCCGATCGGGTACGACAGCTCTGGGACCGGCTCGGCTTCCCCCGCCGCCGGCTCGCCGAACAGGTGGTGGTCACCCCCGTCTGCGGCCTGGCCGGAGCCACCCCGGCGTACGCCCGGGCGGTCCTCACGGCCTGCCGTGACGCCGGGCGGCGGCTCCACGAGGAGTGA
- a CDS encoding VOC family protein — MVGRLRSTVIDCPDPRALAGFYAELLGLPLIEDNSDGDEWVVLGGPPGHQPRIAFQQAPGLRAPQWPDPDRPQQFHLDVTVDDIEAAEKAALALGARRLPGEGEGFRVYADPAGHPFCLCWD; from the coding sequence ATGGTTGGACGACTGCGTTCCACGGTGATCGACTGCCCCGACCCGCGTGCCCTGGCCGGCTTCTACGCCGAGCTGCTCGGCCTGCCGCTGATCGAGGACAACTCCGACGGTGACGAGTGGGTGGTGCTCGGCGGCCCGCCGGGACACCAGCCCCGGATCGCCTTCCAGCAGGCGCCCGGCCTGCGTGCGCCGCAGTGGCCCGACCCGGATCGGCCGCAGCAGTTCCACCTCGACGTGACGGTGGACGACATCGAGGCGGCGGAGAAGGCGGCACTGGCCCTGGGCGCGCGCCGGCTGCCCGGCGAGGGCGAGGGCTTCCGGGTCTACGCCGACCCGGCCGGGCACCCGTTCTGCCTCTGCTGGGACTGA
- a CDS encoding ADP-ribosylglycohydrolase family protein — MIAIVIDSAPRRASGSFFGLAYGDALGRPTEFLTVAEIVRRYGPAGPRELAGDPALVTDDTQMALAVAWALHDAPAYAPEVVEPLLRRRFLDWAVSPDNNRAPGMTCLRACAELDRGIRWQEATVAGSKGCGANMRVTPVGLLDVDLDTLAGLAQLQAGLTHGHPTGLAASELTAYAVRLLRDGAALAELPGLLAARAREQRTVYRADWLGDLWRRSGETTPAAFIARGWDDCLRVLGLLDAALAHPDDGDDPCRLTGEGWIAEEALATALLCALRHADDPVGALARGATTAGDSDSIAALAGAFVGAAHGMSAWPAEWSARIEYAGQLTALAAPHD; from the coding sequence ATGATCGCCATCGTGATCGACTCCGCTCCGCGCCGTGCCTCCGGTTCGTTCTTCGGCCTTGCCTACGGTGACGCTCTGGGGCGCCCCACCGAGTTCCTCACCGTCGCCGAGATCGTCCGCCGGTACGGCCCGGCCGGCCCCCGGGAGCTGGCCGGCGACCCGGCCCTGGTCACCGACGACACCCAGATGGCGCTCGCGGTGGCCTGGGCGCTGCACGACGCACCCGCGTACGCGCCGGAGGTGGTGGAGCCGCTGCTGCGGCGGCGGTTCCTCGATTGGGCGGTCAGCCCGGACAACAACCGCGCGCCGGGGATGACCTGCCTGCGGGCCTGCGCCGAGCTGGACCGGGGCATCCGCTGGCAGGAGGCGACCGTGGCCGGATCGAAGGGGTGCGGGGCGAACATGCGGGTCACCCCGGTCGGGCTGCTCGACGTCGACCTCGACACGCTCGCCGGGCTGGCCCAGCTCCAGGCCGGGCTGACCCACGGCCACCCGACCGGCCTGGCGGCCAGCGAGCTGACCGCGTACGCGGTCCGGCTGCTGCGCGACGGTGCCGCGCTCGCCGAACTGCCCGGACTGCTCGCCGCGCGGGCCCGGGAGCAGCGGACGGTCTACCGGGCCGACTGGCTCGGCGACCTGTGGCGGCGTTCCGGCGAGACGACACCGGCGGCGTTCATCGCCCGGGGCTGGGACGACTGCCTGCGCGTGCTCGGCCTGCTCGACGCGGCGCTGGCCCACCCGGACGACGGCGACGACCCGTGCCGGCTCACCGGGGAGGGCTGGATCGCCGAGGAGGCCCTGGCGACCGCGCTGCTCTGCGCGCTGCGGCACGCCGACGACCCGGTCGGCGCGCTGGCCCGGGGCGCCACCACGGCCGGCGACTCGGACTCGATCGCCGCTCTCGCCGGCGCGTTCGTCGGCGCGGCCCACGGCATGTCCGCCTGGCCCGCCGAGTGGTCCGCCCGCATCGAGTACGCCGGCCAGCTCACCGCCCTCGCCGCACCGCACGACTGA
- a CDS encoding type II toxin-antitoxin system PemK/MazF family toxin, with product MPDWVLWAALIVAAVAAGWLWSEWRARRAARPGRGGARPSRTGAAGGRPGRPARGRTGAAPRPRDADRGAEAPRPGEIWWADVPYADGTGSKVRPCLVLRVDGLGGEVLKITSQDKSDRDDHVPIPTRSWDPDADHDSFLDISEPIPVPATAFADRAGTCDPALWRQLRRLPHLTP from the coding sequence ATGCCCGACTGGGTGCTCTGGGCGGCGCTGATCGTGGCCGCCGTGGCGGCCGGCTGGCTGTGGAGCGAGTGGCGCGCTCGCCGCGCGGCCCGGCCGGGGCGTGGCGGCGCCCGGCCGAGCCGGACGGGGGCGGCCGGCGGTCGCCCCGGCAGGCCGGCGCGGGGGCGGACCGGCGCGGCACCCCGGCCACGGGACGCCGACCGGGGAGCGGAGGCGCCGCGCCCCGGCGAGATCTGGTGGGCCGACGTGCCGTACGCCGACGGGACCGGCTCGAAGGTGCGCCCCTGCCTGGTGCTGCGGGTCGACGGCCTGGGCGGCGAGGTGCTGAAGATCACCAGCCAGGACAAGTCGGACCGGGACGATCACGTCCCCATTCCGACCCGGAGCTGGGACCCGGACGCCGACCACGACAGCTTCCTCGACATCAGCGAGCCCATCCCGGTCCCCGCCACCGCCTTCGCGGATCGGGCCGGCACCTGCGACCCCGCGCTCTGGCGTCAGCTCCGCCGGCTGCCCCACCTCACCCCCTGA